Proteins encoded together in one uncultured Desulfosarcina sp. window:
- a CDS encoding ABC transporter substrate-binding protein: protein MRKFSVGLVFFLSVFMVFAFTAADADAADTIKIGFNIPLTGDNPDVGASSKNAAEMYLKKNPSVTVGGKSYALKFFYDDNEYKAESAVKVSTKLITDEGVLGIIGPQSSSQAVPAGEVANNFATPMISPWSTNPNTTLDRPYVFRGCFLDPFQGPVAANFATDELGAKKAAVLYDIAADYPKGLAEFFKEAFEKIHGPGSVVAFESFTTGDKDFSAQMTNIMMSGADVLFTPQYYSEVPLIVRAAKEMGWNKPILGSDSWGSGDLMGLCGDDCKGYYFSTHYAAAGAKGETKAFIDEYTAAYGKTPDDVAALTWDSLGLMIQAIKDTGGLSGDVKADRTKVKDALAAIKNFPGITGGMTFTPDGDPKKCAVVVQINQDGQFAFHKSVCPK from the coding sequence ATGCGTAAATTTTCAGTTGGTTTGGTGTTTTTTCTATCTGTGTTCATGGTTTTCGCGTTTACGGCAGCAGATGCCGATGCCGCGGATACCATCAAGATCGGGTTCAACATCCCGCTGACGGGCGACAACCCCGATGTGGGAGCCTCGTCCAAGAACGCCGCCGAGATGTACCTGAAAAAAAATCCCTCTGTCACCGTCGGCGGCAAATCTTATGCCCTGAAATTCTTTTATGACGACAACGAATACAAGGCCGAATCGGCGGTCAAGGTCAGCACCAAACTGATCACCGACGAGGGCGTTCTGGGCATCATCGGCCCGCAGTCTTCCAGCCAGGCCGTGCCGGCCGGCGAGGTGGCCAACAACTTCGCCACCCCCATGATCAGCCCCTGGTCCACCAACCCCAACACCACTTTGGACAGGCCCTATGTTTTCCGCGGCTGTTTTCTGGATCCGTTCCAGGGTCCGGTGGCCGCCAACTTTGCTACCGATGAGTTGGGTGCCAAGAAAGCCGCCGTGCTGTATGACATCGCCGCCGACTATCCCAAGGGACTGGCCGAGTTCTTCAAAGAAGCCTTCGAGAAGATCCACGGCCCAGGCTCCGTGGTGGCTTTCGAAAGCTTCACCACCGGCGACAAGGATTTCTCTGCCCAGATGACCAATATCATGATGTCCGGCGCCGATGTGCTGTTCACCCCCCAGTATTACAGTGAAGTTCCCCTGATTGTGCGGGCCGCCAAGGAGATGGGCTGGAACAAGCCGATCCTCGGCTCCGATTCCTGGGGCAGCGGCGACCTGATGGGGCTGTGCGGCGATGACTGCAAGGGCTACTACTTCTCCACCCATTACGCCGCAGCCGGCGCCAAGGGCGAAACCAAGGCCTTCATCGACGAATACACCGCCGCCTACGGCAAGACCCCCGACGACGTGGCCGCCCTGACCTGGGACTCTTTGGGGCTGATGATTCAGGCCATCAAAGACACCGGCGGTCTTTCCGGCGACGTCAAGGCCGATCGCACCAAGGTCAAGGATGCCCTGGCTGCCATCAAGAATTTTCCCGGCATCACCGGCGGCATGACCTTCACCCCGGACGGCGACCCCAAAAAATGCGCCGTTGTGGTCCAGATCAACCAGGATGGGCAGTTCGCTTTTCATAAGTCTGTTTGCCCGAAATAG
- a CDS encoding GNAT family N-acetyltransferase, whose protein sequence is MRIATENDLKDIVSIYNSTISTRLSTADTTEVSVESRLEWFRQHDPQNRPLLVHEDNDKVVGWVSFQSFYGRTAYNHTAEISIYISTEYRGKGLGRSLLAESLRLTKQLRIKTVVCFIFSHNIPSIKLFRSFGFEEWGKLPNVAEMDGKEYSLSIIGKRVNE, encoded by the coding sequence ATGAGAATTGCCACAGAAAATGATTTAAAAGACATCGTTTCTATATACAATTCAACCATATCAACAAGACTATCCACAGCAGATACAACGGAAGTGTCTGTGGAATCCAGGCTTGAATGGTTCAGGCAGCATGACCCTCAAAATAGACCATTATTGGTTCATGAAGATAACGACAAAGTAGTTGGTTGGGTGAGTTTTCAGTCATTTTATGGCCGAACCGCTTATAACCATACTGCTGAAATTAGTATTTATATATCCACAGAATACAGAGGAAAAGGGTTAGGCCGGTCACTCTTGGCAGAATCCTTGCGATTAACAAAGCAGCTACGTATAAAAACCGTGGTTTGTTTTATCTTTTCGCACAATATCCCAAGTATAAAGCTTTTTAGGTCATTTGGGTTTGAAGAATGGGGTAAACTCCCGAATGTAGCTGAAATGGATGGTAAAGAATATAGTCTATCTATTATAGGCAAGCGGGTAAATGAATAA
- a CDS encoding ankyrin repeat domain-containing protein, giving the protein MIRIIVSLFTAAITVISFFGCASNPPLIQASYDGNVALVQELLKNGADVNMKGGSWDETAINAAARQGNFDTVKKLLDAGADVNLPTKYGGTPLTGATWKCHRDVAMLLISNGANVNVQNKSYGSTPLMLAVECNDPKMVEFLVNNGADVNIKNNAGMTALIPAVWKNNLKIVEILVHGGVDIDSSGNNSEPALYEAAYKGFDSVVVVLIEKGANINLRSRHNGWTPLMIASAEDKASTVELLLNAGADPNIANNHGRTPLMFSSKYGLVGIVDNLLRHGADPNVIPKDDSSATALIAAAAEGHQEVVKLLLRFGADSTIKDSKGMTAQMWADKQHHTEIVDLLKQN; this is encoded by the coding sequence ATGATTCGTATAATAGTGTCTTTATTTACCGCGGCTATTACAGTAATTTCCTTTTTCGGATGCGCTTCTAACCCGCCACTGATACAAGCATCTTACGATGGCAATGTTGCCCTTGTACAAGAATTATTAAAAAATGGCGCTGATGTGAATATGAAGGGAGGAAGCTGGGACGAAACTGCAATTAATGCAGCTGCAAGGCAAGGAAACTTCGATACAGTGAAAAAGTTATTGGATGCCGGTGCAGACGTAAACCTGCCAACGAAGTATGGAGGTACTCCTCTGACAGGTGCAACATGGAAATGCCATCGGGATGTTGCGATGTTGTTGATTTCAAATGGTGCCAATGTAAATGTTCAAAATAAATCATATGGATCTACCCCACTCATGCTTGCTGTTGAATGCAACGATCCTAAGATGGTTGAGTTTTTGGTTAACAATGGTGCAGACGTTAACATTAAAAACAATGCAGGGATGACTGCGCTGATTCCAGCTGTTTGGAAGAATAATTTGAAAATAGTTGAAATATTAGTTCATGGTGGAGTTGATATCGATTCATCAGGAAACAATAGTGAACCAGCGTTATATGAAGCTGCTTATAAAGGTTTTGATTCAGTTGTGGTGGTTTTGATCGAAAAGGGAGCAAACATAAATTTGAGATCAAGGCATAATGGTTGGACACCACTTATGATTGCATCCGCTGAGGATAAAGCATCAACTGTTGAGCTACTATTAAATGCTGGAGCTGATCCAAATATCGCAAATAATCACGGAAGAACGCCTCTTATGTTTTCATCTAAATACGGCCTTGTGGGAATCGTTGATAATTTGCTAAGGCACGGAGCAGATCCAAACGTAATCCCAAAGGATGATTCAAGTGCAACTGCATTAATTGCAGCTGCGGCAGAGGGCCATCAGGAAGTTGTCAAGCTTTTGCTAAGGTTCGGAGCAGATTCCACTATAAAAGATAGTAAAGGTATGACAGCTCAAATGTGGGCCGATAAGCAACATCATACAGAAATTGTTGACCTTCTTAAACAAAATTAA
- a CDS encoding site-specific integrase, with amino-acid sequence MDRLPQEPFEKKNTLRSYQAVIEPFCQAFGEREICQVAPDEILSFLNRLTEGNKAYTKQVRYSQLSCFFNFVRNNIDSESVNPCDTPMIRKIYRQKVTLRWEIIEKEIIDEVIFRTEKIRNRLMLELMARGGMRVGEVLKLRLKDIQDQKLILQAPKSGKEWEIVFIPQKVAERLRDYAHQVCKKSEDRIFPVSYETARMIVSKAGKLVGIHLRPHDLRRHSATFASRSGVPIEIVSKVILRHSNLSTTQRYLGTINDVEAIRWINNLYG; translated from the coding sequence TTGGATCGATTACCACAAGAACCATTCGAAAAAAAAAATACGCTACGATCCTACCAAGCCGTCATTGAGCCATTTTGCCAAGCGTTTGGTGAAAGGGAGATCTGTCAGGTTGCGCCAGATGAGATTCTATCTTTCTTGAACCGTCTCACCGAAGGCAATAAAGCCTATACCAAACAGGTCCGGTACTCCCAGCTATCTTGTTTTTTTAACTTCGTGCGGAACAATATCGATTCCGAATCAGTAAATCCATGTGACACGCCCATGATCCGGAAAATCTACCGCCAAAAAGTGACATTGCGGTGGGAAATCATCGAAAAGGAAATTATTGACGAGGTTATATTTCGAACAGAAAAAATTCGCAACCGTTTAATGCTCGAATTAATGGCGCGCGGCGGGATGCGGGTTGGAGAGGTATTGAAACTGCGTTTGAAAGACATTCAGGATCAGAAATTGATCCTCCAAGCACCAAAAAGCGGGAAGGAATGGGAAATTGTCTTCATCCCCCAGAAAGTAGCTGAACGACTCCGTGATTATGCACATCAAGTATGCAAAAAATCTGAAGATCGCATATTTCCTGTTTCGTACGAAACGGCACGGATGATCGTATCGAAAGCAGGGAAACTGGTAGGCATCCACCTTCGTCCCCATGACTTACGACGACATTCGGCAACCTTTGCATCCCGTTCTGGGGTGCCCATCGAAATAGTCAGCAAGGTGATTCTTCGCCATTCGAATCTTTCTACCACCCAGAGGTATCTGGGAACAATAAACGATGTGGAGGCAATCAGGTGGATTAATAACCTTTATGGTTAA
- the lspA gene encoding signal peptidase II, whose product MKADRPETAESDNPRQKANPKGRVPSLGAGPFAGIAGLVVVLDQLTKWLVQANLSLHHSIAMIPGFFNLTHIHNPGGAFGFMATGSPGLRNLLFLGVATIAMGLIVYFYRSTPRNYPFLAVALAMIFGGAAGNIIDRLRFGVVVDFLDFYIGAYHWPAFNVADSAISVGIAIFIGHVILGKMPE is encoded by the coding sequence ATGAAAGCCGACCGCCCCGAAACCGCCGAATCCGACAATCCCCGGCAGAAAGCCAACCCAAAAGGACGTGTGCCCTCGCTGGGCGCCGGGCCCTTTGCCGGGATTGCCGGCCTGGTAGTGGTGCTGGACCAGCTCACCAAATGGCTGGTGCAAGCCAACCTATCCCTGCATCACAGCATTGCGATGATTCCCGGTTTTTTCAACCTGACCCACATCCACAACCCTGGCGGCGCCTTCGGGTTCATGGCCACCGGCAGCCCGGGGCTTCGCAACCTGCTGTTTCTCGGCGTAGCGACCATTGCCATGGGATTGATTGTCTATTTCTACCGCAGTACCCCCCGGAATTATCCCTTTTTGGCCGTGGCGCTGGCCATGATTTTCGGCGGGGCGGCGGGCAACATCATCGACCGGCTGCGGTTCGGCGTGGTGGTCGATTTCCTGGATTTTTACATTGGCGCCTATCACTGGCCGGCCTTCAACGTGGCTGACAGCGCCATTAGCGTAGGTATTGCCATTTTTATCGGGCATGTAATTCTTGGGAAAATGCCGGAGTAG
- the ileS gene encoding isoleucine--tRNA ligase, with protein MDYKKTLNLPKTGFPMKANLAGREPEQLNQWDAMGLYTQIRQASEGKPAFTLHDGPPYANGHIHIGTAMNKILKDIIVRSRQMAGFDAAYVPGWDCHGLPIEHNVDKELGSRKKEMTQAQVRRKCRAYAEKFIDIQRDEFKRLGVMGEWDNPYLTMNYRYEATIARECCKFALNGSLFLSKKPIHWCCSCKTALAEAEIEYHDETSPSVYVKFALKDDPADIAAPLAGKAVSVVIWTTTPWTLPANLAIALHPDFEYAAVETGDGQVLILARELVDGCMQTFGIADYRIIADLSARDLENKRCRHPFYDRDSLIILGDHVTLEAGTGCVHTAPGHGREDYDVGLQYGLDAYSPVDDNGVFTEEVGQFAGQFVFKANENINRLLEEKGVLLAKEEIGHSYPHCWRCKKPVIFRATPQWFISMEKTGLRKKSLEEIDRVQWIPHWGRERIYGMIENRPDWCVSRQRAWGVPITVFICEKCDTVHMDEATMNRVYEEFAAHGADVWFEKEAAELLPEGAVCSNCGSASFTKETDILDVWFDSGVSHAAVLEDRDYLHWPADLYLEGSDQHRGWFHSALLTAVGLRGQAPYRSVLTHGFVVDADGKKMSKSLGNVVAPKTVIDKYGAEILRMWVSASDYRDDVRISDSILKQLSDAYRRIRNTSRFLLGNLNDFSPETDSVAPEKMLEIDRFALHKLQLLVERALKAYDTYEFHVIYHRLYNYCTVDLSSFYLDILKDRLYTSPPASEERRSAQTAMYRILDAMARIMAPIMPFTAEEIWKHMPAVKDKAESIHLAVFPDPDPALKDEALANKWETLIRVRAEVTRALEKARADKVIGHSLDSAVTVGLSDELAGVMADFKEDLRAILIVSRAAMTQGEIPGAYAGQETEGVWVKVEPAGGEKCQRCWVYDDSVGTVDGHPTICNRCAGALARMDVPAAAD; from the coding sequence ATGGATTACAAGAAGACCTTGAATCTCCCCAAAACCGGTTTTCCGATGAAGGCCAATTTGGCCGGCCGGGAACCCGAGCAGCTCAACCAATGGGATGCCATGGGACTGTATACTCAGATCCGCCAGGCATCCGAAGGCAAGCCCGCATTTACGCTGCACGACGGCCCGCCCTATGCCAACGGCCATATCCATATCGGTACGGCGATGAACAAGATCCTCAAGGACATCATCGTTCGTTCCCGGCAGATGGCCGGTTTCGATGCCGCCTACGTGCCGGGATGGGACTGCCATGGCCTGCCCATCGAGCACAATGTGGACAAGGAGCTGGGCAGCAGGAAAAAGGAGATGACCCAGGCCCAGGTGCGGCGCAAATGCCGGGCCTACGCGGAAAAATTCATCGATATTCAGCGTGACGAGTTCAAGCGCCTGGGCGTGATGGGCGAATGGGACAACCCCTATCTGACGATGAACTACCGCTATGAAGCGACCATCGCCAGGGAGTGCTGCAAATTCGCCCTGAATGGGAGCCTGTTTCTCAGCAAAAAGCCCATTCACTGGTGCTGCTCCTGCAAAACCGCCCTGGCCGAAGCCGAAATCGAATACCATGACGAAACCTCGCCTTCGGTCTACGTCAAGTTCGCCCTGAAAGACGATCCGGCGGATATCGCCGCCCCTCTGGCCGGAAAGGCGGTATCGGTGGTGATCTGGACCACCACCCCGTGGACATTGCCGGCCAACCTGGCCATCGCCCTGCACCCCGATTTCGAATACGCGGCCGTCGAGACCGGCGACGGGCAGGTGCTCATCCTGGCCCGGGAACTGGTGGACGGCTGCATGCAGACCTTCGGCATTGCCGATTACCGCATCATCGCCGACCTTTCGGCCCGCGACCTGGAAAACAAGCGATGCCGCCACCCCTTCTATGACCGCGATTCGCTGATTATCCTGGGCGATCACGTGACCCTGGAGGCGGGCACCGGCTGCGTTCATACCGCACCCGGCCACGGCCGCGAAGACTACGACGTCGGCCTGCAGTACGGGCTGGACGCCTATTCCCCGGTGGACGACAACGGCGTTTTTACCGAGGAGGTGGGGCAGTTTGCCGGGCAGTTCGTTTTCAAGGCCAACGAGAATATCAACCGTCTCCTGGAAGAAAAAGGGGTTCTGCTGGCCAAAGAGGAGATCGGCCACAGCTATCCCCACTGCTGGCGCTGCAAAAAACCGGTGATCTTCCGGGCCACGCCCCAGTGGTTCATCTCCATGGAGAAGACCGGGCTGCGAAAAAAATCCCTGGAAGAAATCGACCGGGTCCAGTGGATTCCCCACTGGGGGCGTGAGCGCATTTACGGCATGATCGAAAACCGGCCGGACTGGTGCGTATCCCGACAGCGGGCCTGGGGGGTGCCGATCACGGTGTTCATCTGTGAAAAGTGCGATACCGTCCACATGGACGAGGCCACCATGAACCGCGTTTATGAAGAATTCGCCGCCCATGGGGCCGACGTGTGGTTTGAAAAAGAGGCCGCCGAACTGCTTCCCGAAGGAGCCGTGTGCAGCAATTGCGGCAGCGCTTCTTTCACCAAGGAGACGGACATCCTGGATGTCTGGTTCGATTCGGGGGTCAGCCACGCGGCCGTCCTGGAAGACCGGGACTACCTGCATTGGCCGGCAGACCTCTACCTGGAGGGCAGCGACCAGCACCGGGGCTGGTTCCACAGCGCCCTGCTCACGGCGGTGGGCTTGCGGGGGCAGGCGCCTTACCGTAGCGTGCTGACCCACGGCTTCGTGGTGGATGCCGACGGCAAGAAGATGTCCAAGTCCCTGGGCAATGTGGTGGCCCCTAAAACGGTGATCGACAAGTATGGTGCCGAAATTTTGCGCATGTGGGTGTCGGCGTCGGACTACCGGGACGATGTGAGAATTTCCGACAGTATTCTCAAGCAGCTCAGCGATGCCTATCGCCGCATCCGCAACACCAGCCGGTTTTTGCTGGGCAACCTTAACGACTTCTCTCCGGAGACCGACAGCGTCGCCCCGGAAAAGATGCTGGAGATCGACCGCTTCGCCCTGCACAAGCTTCAATTGCTGGTGGAGCGGGCCCTGAAAGCCTACGATACTTACGAGTTCCATGTGATCTACCATCGATTGTACAATTACTGCACCGTCGATCTGTCTTCGTTTTATCTGGATATTCTCAAGGACCGGCTCTACACCAGTCCGCCGGCTTCCGAAGAGCGGCGCAGCGCCCAGACCGCCATGTACCGGATCCTGGATGCCATGGCCCGCATCATGGCTCCCATCATGCCGTTCACGGCCGAAGAGATCTGGAAGCACATGCCGGCGGTGAAGGACAAGGCCGAAAGCATCCACCTGGCAGTCTTCCCCGATCCGGACCCGGCACTGAAAGACGAAGCCTTGGCCAACAAATGGGAAACGCTGATCCGGGTGCGCGCCGAGGTGACCCGGGCCCTGGAAAAGGCGCGGGCCGACAAAGTCATCGGCCATTCGCTGGATTCGGCGGTGACCGTGGGGCTGTCCGACGAACTGGCCGGTGTCATGGCGGATTTTAAAGAGGATCTGCGCGCCATTTTGATCGTATCGCGGGCGGCCATGACCCAAGGGGAGATTCCCGGCGCCTATGCCGGCCAGGAGACTGAAGGCGTGTGGGTGAAGGTGGAACCAGCCGGCGGCGAAAAATGCCAGCGCTGCTGGGTCTATGACGACAGTGTGGGAACCGTCGACGGTCATCCCACCATCTGCAACCGCTGCGCCGGTGCCCTGGCCCGGATGGACGTACCGGCGGCAGCCGATTGA
- a CDS encoding HD domain-containing protein produces the protein MNPERLIRQIEFIREVDKLKTIRRQTLLTDGSRLENDAEHSWHLALMALVLGEYAGSSEIDLLHVIRMVLIHDLVEIDAGDTYCYDKAGYADKLQRETAVAERIFSLLPADQAAEIRSLWDEFEASKTPEARFANALDRLQPLMHNVATRGHMWKQHGIVQSQVVDRNRKIADGAPDLWTFARKLIEQAVNDGHLAP, from the coding sequence ATGAACCCTGAACGACTGATCCGGCAGATCGAATTTATCCGCGAAGTGGACAAGCTCAAGACCATCCGCCGCCAGACCCTGCTCACCGATGGAAGCCGCCTGGAAAACGATGCAGAGCATTCCTGGCACCTGGCCCTCATGGCCTTGGTGTTGGGAGAATATGCCGGCAGCAGCGAAATCGACCTTCTCCATGTGATCCGGATGGTACTGATCCACGACCTTGTGGAGATCGACGCCGGCGACACCTATTGCTACGATAAAGCCGGATACGCAGACAAGCTGCAAAGGGAAACCGCCGTGGCCGAACGCATCTTCAGCCTGCTGCCGGCGGATCAGGCTGCCGAAATCCGCTCCCTTTGGGACGAATTCGAGGCTTCGAAAACGCCCGAAGCCCGTTTCGCCAACGCTTTGGACCGTCTCCAGCCGCTGATGCACAATGTGGCCACCCGGGGGCACATGTGGAAACAACACGGCATCGTCCAATCCCAGGTGGTCGACCGCAACCGCAAAATTGCCGATGGCGCACCGGATTTATGGACCTTTGCCCGCAAGCTGATCGAACAGGCCGTAAATGACGGCCACCTGGCTCCTTGA
- the carB gene encoding carbamoyl-phosphate synthase large subunit, with protein MPTPSLQKVLIIGSGPVRIGQTGAFDDAACRACHIFKEAGIETVMVHCDPSALSTDMETADRTYMIPLTPASLEEVLLRERPDGLLPSVGGPTAMGLTKALVDAGLLAEKGIRLLGTTPETLAMMGDPSAIFECADQLGLPTPNGRAVSRIAAAAAAAEAIGYPVFVRVAPLADRLRQGIVYNVEELRLLISAGRLPSEEIDPLRIEEVLSGHREVEVELLRDASNRVQPLAMAENVDPVGIHSGDSMAAIPPLTLDEAARQQIFDTACKVAERVGAAGIVQVKFAVAPGGSPVRVLSVNPWFSRTSAFCARSFGVDLAAVHARLCLGAPLSDAMEDDAMEKERPGIATIMDQETVAVRLPRWEFERFGGENDALSARMKSTGEVMGIGSNLLEALLKAERCRVPQHPLLGMRPEWTSIPLDDLMKRLVPPSPDRLAILHEALKKGAQPRDLSAATGIDVQWIRELARLADLEAQLSCSDAPSPAPELLGKAVEAGVNEAGLARLLNISDEAAAGAIEAAGIRIMPRAADPQGQSRIWFTASADKKAPHSPLGKSVLIAGPGAGRIGHGIELDHCCAHAARRLSKVGRRSILVNSNPAAAGGVDDADRTYVAPLTAADLKAVCSHEKPDGIILQFGGYAAMDLAEDLESAGFTILGTAPAQVALSQDRLRLSGLLTEMGIPHPAIGRAASPEAAMDLAESIGYPLVVSVPADRHRNRYAVIMDADMLEQDLMGTTLSEDAPMLIEQFLEYAIELEADALCDGKSIYVPAVMEHIELAGVHSGDSSMVTPPYSTPPRHIETINAYIRKVALKLDVKGLLNTRFAVYNDTVYLLAARPWACRTLPMISKICDVPMARRAVDIMLGMALDEMDLPRRLLPYYAIRSSVFPYDIFPQADPLLGPQMRSTGQVMTLAEVFGMVYFTSQQAAGPCLPGRGNILVTVTDEDKPSILEPTRLFNEMGFGILATRGTHAFLRKNGIPSRLVKKIGFGRPDLVDAIKSGEVALVVNTPSGHRSQLDDALIRKTAIRYNIPNITTPAGAMAAAKGIAAHKQGLEMLCTLQSYARTLR; from the coding sequence ATGCCTACCCCTTCCCTCCAGAAAGTACTCATCATCGGATCCGGTCCGGTCAGAATCGGACAGACAGGCGCTTTTGACGACGCGGCCTGTCGGGCCTGCCATATTTTCAAAGAAGCCGGAATCGAAACGGTGATGGTGCACTGCGACCCGTCGGCCCTGTCCACGGACATGGAAACCGCCGACCGCACCTACATGATTCCGTTGACCCCGGCGTCTCTCGAAGAGGTCCTTTTACGGGAACGGCCCGACGGCCTGCTCCCCTCGGTTGGTGGTCCAACGGCCATGGGCCTGACCAAGGCATTGGTCGACGCCGGCCTGCTGGCGGAAAAAGGCATCCGCCTGCTGGGGACAACGCCGGAAACCCTGGCGATGATGGGCGACCCTTCGGCGATCTTCGAATGCGCCGACCAACTCGGCCTGCCCACCCCGAACGGCCGCGCCGTGAGCCGCATCGCCGCGGCGGCAGCGGCGGCCGAAGCCATCGGATACCCGGTATTCGTTCGCGTCGCTCCCCTTGCCGACCGGCTGCGTCAGGGCATCGTCTACAATGTCGAAGAACTGCGGCTGCTGATATCCGCCGGCCGCCTGCCCTCCGAAGAAATCGATCCGCTGCGCATCGAGGAAGTGCTTTCCGGCCACCGGGAAGTGGAAGTAGAACTCTTGCGGGACGCGAGCAATCGCGTGCAGCCGCTTGCCATGGCCGAAAACGTGGACCCCGTAGGCATTCACAGCGGCGATTCAATGGCCGCCATTCCGCCGTTGACCCTCGACGAGGCCGCCCGCCAACAGATCTTCGATACGGCCTGTAAGGTGGCCGAACGCGTAGGCGCCGCCGGAATCGTGCAGGTGAAGTTCGCCGTCGCTCCGGGCGGCAGCCCGGTACGCGTGCTGTCCGTGAATCCCTGGTTTTCCCGGACAAGCGCCTTTTGCGCCAGGTCCTTCGGGGTCGATCTGGCTGCGGTCCACGCCCGGTTGTGCCTGGGCGCCCCCCTTAGTGATGCAATGGAAGACGATGCAATGGAAAAAGAACGCCCGGGAATCGCGACCATCATGGATCAAGAAACCGTGGCCGTTCGCCTGCCGCGCTGGGAATTCGAACGTTTCGGGGGCGAAAACGATGCCCTGAGCGCCCGCATGAAGTCCACGGGCGAGGTCATGGGGATAGGAAGCAATCTGCTGGAGGCTTTACTGAAGGCCGAACGCTGCCGAGTGCCGCAGCATCCTCTTTTGGGAATGCGGCCGGAATGGACCTCGATCCCCCTCGACGACCTGATGAAGCGACTGGTTCCGCCCTCACCGGATCGCCTGGCTATCCTGCACGAGGCTCTGAAAAAAGGGGCCCAACCCCGGGATCTCAGTGCGGCCACCGGCATTGACGTCCAATGGATCCGCGAACTGGCCCGTCTGGCGGACCTTGAGGCCCAGCTGTCTTGCTCCGATGCCCCTTCCCCGGCACCGGAACTGCTGGGCAAGGCCGTCGAAGCCGGAGTGAACGAAGCCGGCCTGGCCCGTCTGCTGAACATTTCCGATGAGGCGGCCGCCGGCGCCATCGAAGCGGCCGGAATTCGGATCATGCCCCGGGCCGCCGATCCGCAGGGGCAATCCCGGATATGGTTCACCGCATCGGCCGATAAAAAAGCTCCCCACAGCCCCCTGGGCAAAAGCGTTCTCATCGCTGGTCCGGGCGCCGGCCGCATCGGGCACGGCATCGAGCTGGACCACTGCTGCGCCCACGCTGCCCGACGCCTTAGCAAAGTCGGCCGCCGGTCCATCCTGGTCAACAGCAACCCGGCCGCGGCAGGCGGGGTGGACGATGCCGACCGCACCTACGTGGCGCCCCTGACGGCCGCCGATCTCAAGGCGGTCTGCAGCCATGAAAAGCCCGACGGGATCATTCTCCAGTTCGGCGGCTACGCGGCCATGGACCTGGCGGAGGATCTGGAATCCGCCGGATTCACGATACTGGGTACCGCCCCTGCGCAGGTGGCGCTGTCCCAGGATCGCCTGCGCCTTTCGGGTCTGCTCACCGAAATGGGCATCCCCCACCCCGCCATCGGCAGGGCCGCCAGCCCCGAAGCGGCCATGGATCTTGCCGAGTCCATCGGCTATCCCCTGGTGGTCAGCGTCCCGGCAGACCGCCATCGCAACCGGTACGCCGTTATCATGGATGCCGACATGCTGGAACAGGACCTGATGGGAACGACCCTGTCGGAAGATGCCCCCATGCTGATCGAGCAGTTTTTGGAATACGCCATCGAGTTGGAGGCCGACGCCCTGTGCGACGGGAAATCGATCTACGTGCCGGCCGTCATGGAGCATATCGAACTGGCCGGTGTGCATTCGGGGGACTCTTCCATGGTAACGCCGCCCTACAGCACGCCGCCGCGCCACATTGAGACCATCAACGCCTACATCCGCAAAGTCGCCCTGAAACTCGATGTCAAAGGGCTGCTCAATACCCGTTTTGCCGTTTACAACGACACGGTCTATCTTCTGGCGGCCCGTCCCTGGGCCTGCCGGACCCTGCCGATGATTTCCAAGATCTGCGATGTGCCCATGGCCCGGCGGGCGGTGGACATCATGCTGGGCATGGCTCTGGACGAAATGGACCTGCCCCGGCGCCTGCTGCCCTACTACGCCATCCGTTCGTCGGTTTTCCCCTACGACATCTTCCCCCAGGCCGATCCCCTCTTGGGGCCGCAGATGCGCTCCACCGGCCAGGTGATGACGCTGGCCGAGGTTTTCGGCATGGTCTATTTCACTTCCCAGCAAGCCGCCGGTCCCTGCCTGCCCGGCCGGGGAAATATTCTGGTCACGGTCACCGACGAAGACAAGCCCAGCATCCTCGAACCCACCCGGCTGTTCAATGAAATGGGATTTGGTATTCTGGCTACCCGCGGCACCCACGCTTTTCTCAGGAAAAACGGAATCCCTTCCCGTCTGGTGAAAAAGATCGGTTTTGGCCGGCCCGACCTGGTGGACGCCATCAAAAGCGGCGAAGTCGCCCTGGTGGTCAACACCCCCAGCGGACATCGAAGCCAGTTGGACGATGCTTTGATCCGCAAGACCGCCATCCGCTACAACATCCCCAATATTACGACTCCGGCGGGCGCCATGGCCGCGGCCAAAGGCATCGCGGCCCACAAGCAGGGGCTGGAAATGCTGTGCACACTGCAGTCCTATGCCAGGACGCTGAGATAG